A genomic window from Chlorobium phaeobacteroides DSM 266 includes:
- a CDS encoding type 1 glutamine amidotransferase: MPYKLLIIKNITHEEPGLLHELLHKHGIEVTIVDLSRDGILPDPLDYKAMLILGGPQSANDETPAMRLLIGEISRALKAGVPTLGICLGLQAIVKAAGGKVLRSPVKEIGFLDPEGNPFTVELTPAGKTDPIFKDIESPFRVFQLHGETVELTGSMQLLGSGRLCTNQVVKAGPAAYGVQCHVELTPEMLGIWAALDSDLKTMDRHELLKQFDLIGKEYTRTGLVILYNFLALAGLT, translated from the coding sequence ATGCCGTATAAACTCTTGATCATCAAAAACATTACCCATGAAGAGCCCGGTCTTCTTCATGAGCTTCTGCATAAGCATGGTATCGAGGTCACCATCGTCGATCTTTCGCGTGACGGGATACTTCCCGATCCCCTCGACTATAAAGCGATGCTCATTTTAGGGGGCCCGCAAAGCGCGAACGATGAAACCCCCGCCATGCGGCTTCTGATCGGTGAAATCTCAAGGGCTCTGAAAGCGGGCGTTCCCACGCTCGGAATCTGTCTTGGGCTTCAAGCCATCGTCAAGGCTGCCGGAGGCAAGGTACTCCGCTCTCCTGTCAAGGAAATCGGGTTTCTTGACCCTGAAGGAAACCCGTTCACCGTTGAACTGACTCCGGCCGGAAAAACCGATCCGATATTCAAGGATATCGAGTCGCCATTCAGGGTATTTCAACTTCACGGTGAAACTGTTGAACTCACCGGTTCAATGCAACTGCTCGGGAGCGGACGGCTTTGCACAAATCAGGTTGTGAAAGCGGGCCCTGCCGCATATGGAGTTCAGTGCCACGTCGAATTGACTCCTGAAATGCTTGGGATATGGGCTGCTTTGGACAGCGACCTTAAAACCATGGATCGGCATGAGCTCCTCAAACAGTTCGATCTGATCGGAAAGGAGTATACCCGAACGGGTCTCGTGATACTGTACAATTTTCTCGCTCTTGCCGGTCTCACATGA
- a CDS encoding deoxyribodipyrimidine photo-lyase, which translates to MIDPRRTRVLNSCSDKPGAVIYWMSRDQRLNHNWALLFAREKAARKGQPLVVVFALAPSFLDAPFRHYDFMLKGLEETSKALERINIPFMLLEGEPDTEISRYACQSEAGAVVTDFSPLNISRNWKKKAADILDIPLYEVDAHNIVPCWYASDKQEYAARTLRPKLQARLDEFLVPFPTILPLPAPHVHHRSPDWKQVRERLQKDRSVPPVNRIAPGETAAAESLENFIKSRLSGYATARNDPNSNALSQLSPYLHFGQISAQHVALRVAESRAPQKDKTAFLEELIIRRELSDNFCNYNPSYDRFEGIPAWAKQTLLLHGQDKREYLYTIDVFEKAATHDKLWNAAQSELVQSGKIHGYMRMYWAKKILEWSSSPPEAFEMAIYLNDRYALDGRDPNGYAGVAWSIGGLHDRPWFERPVYGNIRYMNASGCRRKFDVERYISRFREPATLFPNA; encoded by the coding sequence ATGATTGATCCCCGCCGAACAAGAGTGTTGAACTCCTGCAGTGACAAACCGGGAGCGGTTATTTACTGGATGTCGCGCGATCAGCGCCTGAACCATAATTGGGCGCTGCTCTTTGCAAGAGAGAAAGCCGCTCGGAAAGGCCAGCCTCTTGTTGTTGTCTTCGCTCTGGCCCCATCATTCCTCGACGCTCCGTTCAGACATTACGACTTCATGCTTAAAGGTCTTGAAGAAACCTCCAAAGCTCTCGAACGGATCAATATCCCCTTTATGCTGCTCGAAGGAGAGCCGGATACAGAGATCTCACGATATGCCTGCCAGTCCGAAGCAGGAGCTGTCGTTACGGATTTTTCTCCCCTGAACATTTCCCGAAACTGGAAAAAAAAGGCAGCCGACATCCTCGACATTCCTCTCTATGAGGTCGATGCCCATAACATTGTCCCCTGCTGGTATGCATCCGACAAACAGGAGTATGCGGCCAGAACCCTGCGCCCGAAACTGCAGGCCCGCCTTGATGAGTTTCTTGTTCCGTTTCCAACGATTCTGCCGCTTCCGGCACCTCACGTTCACCACCGCTCTCCCGACTGGAAACAGGTCCGGGAACGGCTCCAAAAAGATCGCTCCGTACCGCCGGTGAACCGGATCGCTCCTGGAGAAACGGCCGCAGCAGAATCGCTTGAAAACTTCATCAAGAGCAGGCTTTCGGGATATGCCACGGCTAGAAACGACCCGAACAGCAATGCCCTGTCACAACTCTCTCCCTACCTTCATTTCGGTCAGATCAGTGCCCAGCATGTTGCGTTGCGGGTTGCCGAAAGCCGTGCGCCACAGAAAGACAAGACGGCCTTTCTCGAGGAGCTGATTATCCGCAGGGAGCTTTCGGATAATTTCTGCAACTACAACCCGAGCTATGACCGGTTTGAAGGGATCCCTGCATGGGCGAAGCAAACGCTGCTTCTTCATGGGCAGGACAAACGGGAGTACCTGTACACCATCGACGTTTTCGAAAAAGCTGCAACGCACGACAAGCTCTGGAACGCTGCCCAATCAGAGCTGGTTCAAAGCGGAAAAATCCACGGTTATATGCGGATGTACTGGGCGAAAAAAATTCTCGAATGGAGTTCGTCTCCTCCCGAGGCATTTGAGATGGCGATCTATCTCAACGACCGATATGCGCTTGATGGAAGGGATCCTAACGGTTATGCTGGGGTGGCATGGTCGATTGGAGGCTTGCATGACCGCCCATGGTTCGAACGTCCGGTCTATGGCAACATCAGATACATGAACGCCAGCGGGTGCAGAAGAAAGTTCGACGTTGAGCGCTACATAAGCCGGTTTCGGGAACCGGCGACACTGTTCCCGAATGCGTAA
- the rnr gene encoding ribonuclease R, producing the protein MARQRDSRKPGSSGRRRGKPEGRPTGERVRPNDHILINEFLFRRGESSLGAEIITFLSDREGERFRSVDLAKLLGYTESRHLPGFWYVLHKLQEEGAVDKDSNRCYGMAGLEDATYEDHLVHLKQFPLPGKEQFVVDKIYTGRLSTHPNGYGFLDVEGFDDDIFIKAADMNSSMHGDEVEVQVTKVPETYASKSTPHQRCEGIVKSVVKRRVTTIVGTLTRENRRFLLKPDERKILPVIVVALKNAAKAKDGQKVLVGELDFSKEGVINAKVLEVLGSAGDSQVEVSAIARNHGIDETFEAPIVEFAQSIRDGITDEDLVGRLDIRDKLVFTIDPVDAKDFDDALSLETLTGNRYRIGVHIADVSHYVPEDSLLDKEAMKRATSVYLVDRVIPMLPSRLSEQICSLNPGVDRMAFSVFITMTDAGEVEKQEFQKTAIHSKRRFTYEDVQQILDSGEGDFVAELKLLDTLSTTLREKRFKHGGLDFETEEVRFRLGSKGEPLEVMKKERLGSHRLIEEFMLLANRKVAEYLTKTFGEGKKTPQPCIYRVHDAPQLEKVVILSNFVKRLGYDLKLNRGKDGPIVTAKALRQLLQQVRGTNLEFLVNELVLRSMSKAVYTGDNAGHYGLGFEHYTHFTSPIRRYPDLIIHRLLFEYESLRKSRKKITEKRVAALKAKLQSVCQISNEREKGAVEAERESIKLKQVEYMASHIGKEYSGIISGATEYGIYVRMVDFAIEGLVHMRNLTDDYYEYDEASYSLLGKRRKRRLQIGNRVKIKVLSVDVQRRTIDLVIA; encoded by the coding sequence GTGGCAAGACAACGAGATAGCCGAAAACCGGGATCGTCCGGAAGGAGAAGAGGTAAGCCGGAGGGAAGGCCGACAGGCGAAAGGGTTCGCCCTAACGATCATATTCTGATTAACGAGTTTCTTTTCAGACGAGGAGAGAGCTCTCTCGGTGCTGAAATCATAACCTTTTTATCTGACCGAGAAGGTGAACGGTTTCGTTCGGTTGATCTTGCTAAACTTCTTGGCTACACTGAATCCAGACATCTTCCCGGTTTCTGGTATGTGCTGCACAAACTGCAGGAAGAGGGTGCTGTTGACAAGGATTCCAACCGATGCTACGGTATGGCAGGCCTCGAAGATGCAACCTATGAAGATCATCTTGTTCATCTGAAGCAGTTTCCTCTGCCCGGTAAAGAGCAGTTTGTTGTTGATAAGATCTACACCGGACGTCTTTCCACTCATCCAAACGGTTACGGATTTCTTGATGTCGAAGGGTTTGATGATGACATTTTCATCAAGGCTGCCGACATGAACTCCTCGATGCATGGCGATGAGGTTGAGGTACAGGTCACCAAAGTGCCGGAAACCTATGCGTCGAAATCAACTCCGCACCAGCGTTGCGAGGGCATTGTCAAGAGCGTGGTGAAACGACGGGTCACAACGATTGTCGGCACGCTTACGCGCGAAAACCGCAGATTTCTTCTCAAGCCTGATGAACGGAAAATTCTGCCGGTGATCGTTGTGGCGCTGAAAAACGCGGCAAAGGCAAAAGACGGACAGAAAGTTCTTGTCGGCGAGCTCGATTTCAGCAAGGAGGGCGTTATCAACGCGAAGGTGCTTGAAGTGCTTGGTTCTGCCGGAGACTCGCAGGTCGAGGTGAGCGCCATTGCCCGCAATCACGGTATCGATGAGACTTTTGAGGCTCCGATTGTCGAGTTTGCCCAGTCCATCAGGGACGGAATTACCGACGAGGATCTCGTTGGACGTCTCGATATTCGCGACAAGCTTGTTTTCACCATCGATCCTGTTGATGCAAAAGACTTTGACGATGCGCTCTCCCTTGAGACGCTTACAGGAAACCGCTATCGGATAGGTGTGCATATTGCCGACGTGTCGCACTATGTTCCTGAAGATTCGCTGCTTGACAAGGAGGCGATGAAACGGGCGACCTCGGTCTATCTTGTCGATCGGGTTATCCCCATGCTTCCCTCAAGGCTTTCCGAACAGATATGCAGTCTTAACCCCGGCGTAGATCGGATGGCATTTTCCGTCTTTATTACCATGACCGATGCCGGAGAGGTCGAGAAGCAGGAGTTTCAGAAAACGGCGATACATTCGAAGCGCAGGTTTACCTATGAAGATGTTCAGCAGATTCTGGACTCCGGAGAGGGTGATTTTGTCGCGGAACTCAAACTGCTCGATACGCTCAGCACAACCCTTCGTGAAAAGCGGTTCAAGCATGGCGGCCTTGATTTTGAGACCGAGGAGGTCCGTTTCAGGCTTGGCAGCAAAGGCGAACCGCTTGAGGTGATGAAAAAGGAGCGTCTCGGAAGCCACCGTCTCATCGAAGAGTTCATGCTGCTTGCAAACCGCAAGGTTGCCGAGTATCTGACCAAAACGTTTGGCGAAGGGAAAAAAACGCCGCAACCATGTATTTACCGGGTTCACGATGCTCCCCAGTTGGAAAAAGTGGTTATTCTTTCCAACTTTGTCAAGAGGCTTGGCTATGATCTCAAGCTCAACAGAGGCAAGGATGGTCCTATTGTTACGGCAAAAGCCCTGCGACAGCTTCTGCAGCAGGTACGGGGCACCAACCTTGAGTTTCTCGTCAATGAACTGGTGCTGCGATCCATGTCAAAGGCGGTCTATACCGGCGACAATGCCGGGCATTACGGGCTTGGCTTTGAACACTATACCCACTTTACCTCACCGATCAGGCGTTATCCTGATCTGATTATTCACCGCCTGCTCTTCGAGTATGAGAGTTTGCGTAAAAGCCGCAAAAAAATCACCGAAAAAAGAGTTGCCGCATTGAAGGCAAAACTTCAGTCTGTCTGTCAGATCTCCAACGAGCGTGAAAAAGGAGCTGTCGAGGCCGAGAGGGAGTCGATCAAACTCAAGCAGGTCGAGTATATGGCAAGCCATATCGGCAAGGAGTATTCCGGCATAATTTCGGGAGCTACAGAATACGGTATTTACGTCCGCATGGTGGATTTTGCCATCGAAGGTCTCGTGCACATGCGCAATCTGACCGACGACTACTATGAATATGACGAAGCCAGCTACTCGCTGCTGGGCAAGCGGCGGAAACGGCGGCTTCAGATAGGCAACCGGGTGAAGATCAAGGTGCTGTCGGTGGATGTGCAGCGAAGAACCATCGATCTGGTGATCGCATAG
- a CDS encoding Fur family transcriptional regulator: MEQFANSCREHGLKITPQRAAIYKEIISSREHPSADQVFRAVRLEYPNVSFDTVNRTLLTFADIGLISIAESSVGIRRFEPDLNAHHHLHCVSCGAIFDFHHADYDVIAVPDKISNSYTVLGKRVVLQVLCPACLDRKKDDLADAAN, translated from the coding sequence ATGGAGCAATTTGCGAACTCGTGTCGGGAACATGGGCTGAAAATAACGCCACAGCGAGCGGCTATCTACAAGGAGATCATCAGTTCCAGGGAGCATCCTTCTGCCGACCAGGTGTTTCGTGCCGTCCGCCTGGAATATCCTAACGTCTCATTTGATACCGTGAACAGAACGCTTCTGACATTTGCGGATATCGGTCTTATTTCCATTGCTGAGTCATCAGTTGGTATTCGTCGTTTCGAGCCTGATCTGAATGCTCATCATCATCTTCACTGTGTTTCGTGCGGCGCTATTTTCGATTTTCATCATGCCGATTATGACGTCATCGCCGTTCCTGACAAGATCAGCAACTCCTATACGGTCTTAGGCAAGCGAGTGGTGCTTCAGGTTCTCTGCCCTGCATGTCTTGACAGAAAAAAAGATGATTTGGCGGATGCGGCGAACTGA
- a CDS encoding peroxiredoxin, producing the protein MSDHIDDNYYYNDSGMPLLGDEFPEMKVQTTHGPMNIPGDLKGSWFVLFSHPADYTPVCTTEFLAFQERVADFDKLGCQLVGMSVDQVFSHIKWVEWIKDNLDTEITFPIVAANDRIAMQLGMLHPGKGSNTVRAVFVGDPDGKVRLILYYPQEIGRNIDEIVRAVKALQVSDKHKVAIPANWPINSLLKDRVIIPPANNIEDAKKRPSQYDCYDWWFCHKPLEG; encoded by the coding sequence ATGTCCGATCACATCGATGACAACTATTACTACAATGATTCAGGAATGCCGCTGCTTGGCGACGAATTCCCTGAAATGAAGGTACAGACCACCCATGGACCAATGAATATTCCCGGTGACCTGAAAGGTTCCTGGTTTGTTCTTTTCAGCCATCCGGCAGATTACACCCCGGTATGCACGACAGAGTTTCTCGCCTTTCAGGAGCGAGTAGCGGACTTTGACAAACTTGGATGCCAACTGGTTGGCATGTCGGTTGATCAGGTTTTTTCACACATCAAGTGGGTGGAGTGGATCAAGGATAATCTCGACACTGAAATAACCTTCCCGATCGTTGCCGCCAATGACAGAATCGCCATGCAGCTCGGCATGCTTCATCCAGGAAAAGGGTCCAACACGGTTCGCGCTGTCTTTGTTGGCGATCCTGATGGAAAAGTTCGTCTGATTCTTTACTATCCGCAGGAAATAGGCCGGAATATCGATGAAATTGTCAGAGCAGTTAAAGCGCTGCAGGTTTCCGATAAACACAAGGTTGCCATTCCGGCAAACTGGCCGATCAACTCTCTTCTTAAAGATCGGGTCATTATTCCTCCTGCAAATAACATTGAGGATGCAAAAAAACGCCCCTCACAGTACGATTGTTACGATTGGTGGTTCTGCCACAAACCGCTTGAAGGCTGA
- a CDS encoding thiamine pyrophosphate-dependent enzyme: MNKLLLLGAEAIALGALDAGISGVYAYPGTPSTEITEFIQRDPTAREKGVRSSWSANEKTAYEAALGMSYTGKRALVCMKHVGLNVAADAFINSAITGVNGGLVLAVADDPSMHSSQNEQDSRVYGKFAMVPVLEPASQQELYDAMSFSFDLSESLGLPVMIRLTTRLSHSRAGVERQEPREQNPVGSLPSSDRYVLMPHNARKQYDLLLDMQPVLEERSEQSWLNRLIPGSGKTGVLAFGIAWNYVMEVRQTYGLKWPVLKISQYPPPRKQIKALFDSCDTILVAEEGYPVYEELLRGYFDNSAVRGRLDGTLPRAGELSADNIRSALGITEKKGLPIPSIMVNRPPELCKGCGHRDMFDALNAVMKTFAHCQVFSDIGCYTLGALPPFNAIHTCVDMGASITMAKGAADAGLHPAVAVIGDSTFAHSGMTGLLDAINDRASLTVIIADNDTTAMTGGQQSSATGSRIVSLCMGLGVDEAHIRTIIPLKTHLEKNIAVLNEELNYAGVSVVIAQRECIEAAAKKKRQQAAKP, translated from the coding sequence ATGAATAAACTACTCTTGCTGGGGGCTGAAGCTATCGCTCTCGGCGCTCTTGATGCCGGAATATCGGGCGTTTACGCTTATCCCGGAACTCCTTCGACTGAAATCACCGAATTCATTCAGCGCGACCCGACTGCCAGAGAAAAAGGCGTTCGTTCCTCCTGGTCAGCAAATGAAAAAACCGCCTATGAAGCCGCGCTGGGTATGTCCTATACCGGCAAACGCGCTCTGGTCTGCATGAAGCATGTCGGTCTGAACGTTGCTGCTGATGCGTTCATCAATTCCGCCATTACCGGTGTCAACGGAGGCCTCGTACTTGCCGTTGCCGACGATCCGTCAATGCATTCGTCACAAAACGAACAGGACAGCCGGGTATATGGAAAATTCGCCATGGTTCCGGTGCTTGAACCTGCTTCACAGCAGGAGCTATACGATGCCATGAGTTTTAGCTTTGATCTTTCGGAATCCCTCGGACTCCCGGTCATGATCCGCCTGACAACGCGCCTCTCCCATTCCCGCGCTGGTGTTGAACGACAAGAACCAAGAGAACAGAATCCGGTCGGATCCCTTCCCTCTTCCGACCGCTATGTGCTGATGCCTCATAATGCCCGCAAACAATATGACCTGCTGCTTGACATGCAGCCTGTACTTGAAGAACGTTCGGAACAGTCATGGCTGAACCGTCTGATTCCGGGGAGCGGAAAAACCGGGGTGCTGGCTTTCGGAATTGCCTGGAACTATGTTATGGAGGTCCGACAGACATACGGCCTTAAGTGGCCCGTACTGAAAATCAGCCAGTATCCGCCGCCCCGAAAACAGATCAAAGCCCTGTTCGACTCCTGCGATACTATTCTTGTCGCAGAAGAGGGCTATCCGGTTTACGAAGAGCTTCTGAGAGGTTATTTCGACAACAGCGCAGTCAGAGGAAGGCTTGACGGAACCCTCCCCCGCGCCGGAGAACTCAGTGCCGACAACATCAGGAGTGCTCTCGGCATAACAGAAAAAAAGGGCTTGCCGATACCCTCCATTATGGTGAACCGCCCGCCTGAACTCTGCAAAGGTTGCGGACACCGGGATATGTTCGACGCTCTTAACGCCGTTATGAAAACCTTTGCACACTGCCAGGTTTTTTCTGATATCGGCTGTTATACACTTGGCGCCCTGCCTCCGTTCAATGCCATTCATACCTGTGTCGACATGGGTGCATCCATCACGATGGCAAAAGGCGCAGCCGATGCCGGTCTGCACCCAGCAGTCGCCGTTATCGGTGACTCCACGTTTGCACATTCGGGCATGACCGGCCTGCTTGATGCGATCAATGACCGGGCATCACTTACCGTGATTATTGCAGATAACGATACCACTGCCATGACCGGAGGGCAGCAATCCTCTGCAACTGGCAGCAGAATTGTCTCTCTGTGCATGGGGCTTGGTGTCGATGAAGCGCACATCAGAACCATCATACCGCTGAAAACGCATCTTGAGAAAAACATTGCCGTGCTCAATGAAGAATTGAACTATGCAGGAGTTTCGGTGGTCATTGCACAACGCGAATGTATCGAGGCCGCTGCAAAGAAAAAACGTCAACAAGCCGCCAAACCGTAG
- a CDS encoding indolepyruvate oxidoreductase subunit beta, with protein sequence MQKNIIVAGVGGQGILSIAAVIDWSALKSGLSVRQAEVHGMSQRGGAVQSHLRISDSEIYSDLIPEGTADLILSVEPLEALRYLPFLSPQGKVVTAMEPFVNIPDYPAEHEILAALQQTFRPVLINALLLAREAGSARTSNMVMLGAAAPFTGISAELLEKGIEALFQAKGSDMVAMNINAFRKGEAISLSQHQATTS encoded by the coding sequence ATGCAGAAGAATATCATTGTAGCAGGAGTTGGAGGACAGGGAATACTCAGTATCGCAGCGGTGATTGACTGGTCCGCCTTGAAAAGCGGACTTAGCGTCCGCCAGGCAGAGGTTCACGGCATGAGTCAGCGAGGAGGAGCTGTGCAGTCGCATCTGCGAATTTCCGACAGCGAAATCTATTCCGATCTCATCCCTGAAGGCACCGCCGACCTGATACTTTCGGTAGAGCCGCTTGAAGCCTTGCGTTATCTGCCATTTCTCTCTCCTCAGGGAAAAGTGGTCACCGCGATGGAACCATTCGTGAACATACCGGACTACCCTGCGGAACATGAAATTCTTGCCGCGTTGCAGCAAACATTCCGCCCCGTCCTGATCAATGCGCTCCTGCTTGCCCGCGAAGCCGGAAGTGCGCGAACATCAAATATGGTTATGCTGGGAGCCGCAGCTCCCTTTACCGGAATTTCTGCAGAGCTGCTTGAAAAAGGTATCGAGGCACTTTTTCAGGCAAAAGGCAGCGATATGGTTGCCATGAACATCAATGCATTCAGAAAAGGAGAGGCAATATCTCTATCTCAACATCAAGCGACGACCTCATGA
- a CDS encoding phenylacetate--CoA ligase family protein: protein MIWNKHYECMEREELRKLQGERLREMVQRVYDKVPFYRKKLQDTGIEPGDIRNIEDLNKLPFTTKQDLRDNYPFGLFTVPQHDIVRLHASSGTTGKSTVVGYTHNDISMWTEVVARSLTMAGVTNSDIVQIAYGYGLFTGGLGVHYGAEKVGASVIPISGGNTKKQLQLMEDFGSTALACTPSYAAFLGEALVEEQIDRKKIRLKAGIFGAEPWTEEMRTQIQNLLGIKAYDIYGLSEIIGPGVSMECRCQNGMHIFEDHFIPEIINPDTCEVLPYGELGELVFTPATKEAMPLVRYRTRDLTRLHPEKCDCGRTLVRMEKCVGRSDDMLIIRGVNVFPSQVESVLLEMSETKPHYLLVVSRENNLDTLEIQVEVEPQFFSDEVKELEGLRKRIHANISSILGISASIRLVEPNTIERSMGKAQRVVDKRKLT, encoded by the coding sequence ATGATCTGGAACAAACATTACGAGTGCATGGAGCGGGAAGAGCTCCGAAAGCTTCAAGGAGAGCGGCTCAGAGAAATGGTGCAGAGGGTTTACGACAAAGTGCCCTTTTACCGTAAAAAGTTACAGGATACCGGCATAGAACCCGGAGATATTCGAAACATCGAAGATCTGAATAAACTGCCGTTCACGACCAAACAGGATCTCCGGGACAACTACCCGTTCGGGCTTTTTACCGTTCCGCAGCACGACATTGTCCGACTGCACGCATCGAGCGGCACAACCGGAAAATCAACCGTGGTAGGATACACCCATAACGACATCAGTATGTGGACCGAAGTGGTAGCTCGATCGCTTACCATGGCGGGAGTGACTAATTCCGATATCGTGCAGATCGCCTACGGGTACGGACTGTTTACCGGCGGCCTCGGCGTACACTACGGCGCTGAAAAAGTCGGAGCGTCGGTTATACCAATTTCAGGCGGCAATACCAAAAAGCAGTTGCAACTCATGGAGGATTTCGGATCCACGGCCCTTGCCTGCACCCCTTCCTATGCGGCCTTTCTTGGCGAGGCTCTGGTTGAAGAACAGATTGATCGTAAAAAGATCAGACTTAAAGCCGGCATTTTCGGTGCGGAACCTTGGACGGAAGAGATGCGTACGCAGATCCAGAACCTTCTCGGCATCAAAGCATACGATATTTACGGACTCAGCGAAATCATCGGGCCAGGAGTTTCGATGGAGTGTCGCTGCCAGAATGGCATGCACATTTTTGAAGATCACTTTATTCCTGAAATCATCAACCCCGATACCTGCGAAGTACTTCCTTACGGTGAACTGGGAGAACTGGTTTTTACCCCTGCAACAAAGGAAGCCATGCCGCTTGTGCGTTACCGAACGCGCGACCTGACGCGACTGCATCCGGAAAAATGCGACTGCGGCCGCACGCTGGTACGAATGGAAAAGTGCGTTGGACGTTCTGACGATATGCTCATCATCCGGGGCGTCAACGTATTTCCGTCACAGGTGGAATCGGTCCTGCTTGAAATGAGCGAAACAAAACCGCACTACCTGCTGGTCGTCAGCCGTGAAAACAACCTCGACACCCTTGAAATCCAGGTTGAAGTCGAACCCCAGTTTTTTTCGGACGAGGTGAAGGAGCTTGAAGGGCTGCGTAAAAGAATTCATGCCAATATCTCAAGTATCCTCGGCATCAGCGCATCGATACGGCTGGTGGAACCCAACACCATTGAACGCAGTATGGGAAAAGCCCAGCGCGTCGTAGATAAACGAAAACTCACCTAA
- a CDS encoding ACT domain-containing protein yields MIIKQLSVFLENRTGRLTELTGALAEHDINISAFSIADTTDYGILRMIVGRPELAETILREKGFAVKITEVVCMIIPHRPGGLHKALQIISDNNVAIDYMYAFASGECQATVVIRADSLQKIIAVLQEHKMELLQEGDVYQV; encoded by the coding sequence ATGATTATCAAGCAATTATCGGTGTTTCTTGAAAACAGAACCGGACGACTCACCGAACTGACCGGAGCCCTTGCCGAGCACGACATCAACATTTCGGCATTCAGCATTGCCGATACCACCGACTATGGCATCCTTCGCATGATTGTCGGCCGACCGGAACTGGCTGAAACCATTCTGAGAGAAAAAGGCTTTGCCGTAAAAATCACCGAAGTTGTCTGCATGATTATTCCCCACAGGCCCGGAGGACTGCACAAAGCCCTGCAGATCATCTCTGATAACAATGTGGCAATCGACTATATGTATGCGTTTGCATCCGGAGAATGCCAGGCAACGGTGGTGATCAGGGCTGATTCCCTTCAAAAAATCATTGCGGTACTCCAGGAACACAAAATGGAACTCCTGCAGGAAGGGGATGTTTACCAGGTTTAA
- a CDS encoding aminotransferase-like domain-containing protein, translating to MQRFSKAVSLLRSSEIRDLMTLASRPDIISFAGGMPGNDLFPVQEIEELFSNLDEKTKQAAFQYGPTPGLPSLLESLSGFLERKGLPVKSNRLLITTGSQQALSLLAKTFIDPGDRVLVEQPCFIGALSAFRSSEAALHGIPVDREGLVIDLLNEEIRKKERARLLYITPYFHNPAGLLYSKERKAELIRTLQGSNIPLIEDDAYGDLYFHEEDRERLQPIKSIDPEDIDVCYTGSFSKILGPGLRLGWMLVPEAIHEKCELIKQSADACSPSFTQVLADAFIRSGKIDSYIAGVRQEYKKRASAMVAALKEHLPSYVHYNEPRGGFYIWLTLPEGSDATEIMKIAVKGGAVFVAGKTFDPEGKKNNTLRLSYCNNTPEQIAEGIPIIAAAIRLLCG from the coding sequence ATGCAACGTTTCTCAAAAGCCGTATCGCTGCTCCGGTCATCTGAAATCAGGGATCTCATGACCCTTGCCTCAAGGCCTGACATTATCTCCTTTGCCGGAGGCATGCCTGGCAATGATCTCTTTCCCGTGCAGGAAATAGAAGAGCTCTTCAGCAACCTCGACGAGAAAACAAAACAGGCAGCATTTCAGTATGGGCCTACACCGGGTCTTCCCTCTCTGCTTGAATCTCTTTCAGGATTTCTTGAGCGCAAAGGACTGCCGGTCAAAAGCAACCGGCTGCTCATCACCACCGGTTCCCAGCAGGCACTCAGTCTGCTTGCCAAAACCTTTATAGATCCGGGGGACCGGGTGCTGGTTGAACAGCCCTGTTTTATTGGAGCTCTTTCAGCATTCCGTTCCTCTGAAGCCGCGCTGCATGGCATCCCTGTTGACAGGGAGGGACTGGTCATCGATCTGCTCAACGAAGAAATCAGAAAAAAAGAGAGAGCCAGGCTGCTCTATATCACCCCCTATTTCCATAATCCGGCAGGCCTGCTCTACAGCAAGGAACGTAAAGCAGAACTTATCAGAACACTGCAAGGTTCAAACATCCCGCTCATCGAGGATGATGCCTACGGCGACCTGTATTTCCATGAAGAGGATCGGGAACGGTTACAACCAATCAAATCCATCGATCCGGAAGACATTGATGTCTGTTATACCGGTTCCTTCTCGAAAATTCTCGGTCCCGGCCTCAGGCTCGGATGGATGCTCGTCCCTGAAGCGATCCATGAAAAATGCGAGCTGATCAAACAGTCGGCCGACGCCTGTTCTCCAAGTTTCACCCAGGTGCTCGCTGACGCCTTCATCCGTTCCGGCAAGATCGACAGCTATATTGCCGGTGTACGTCAGGAATATAAAAAAAGAGCTTCGGCCATGGTTGCCGCTCTGAAGGAGCATCTCCCATCATACGTTCACTACAACGAACCAAGGGGCGGATTCTACATCTGGCTGACGCTGCCGGAAGGGAGCGACGCAACGGAGATCATGAAAATCGCCGTCAAAGGCGGGGCGGTCTTCGTTGCAGGAAAAACCTTTGATCCTGAAGGAAAAAAAAACAACACGCTTCGCCTCTCCTACTGCAACAACACCCCGGAGCAGATCGCCGAAGGAATTCCGATCATCGCGGCTGCAATCAGGCTGCTCTGCGGTTGA